The Natrinema salifodinae genome includes a window with the following:
- the cdd gene encoding cytidine deaminase gives MTEATERDLIDAARDVQSAAHVPYSEYAVGAALETADGEVFVGCNLENANFSNSLHAEEVAIAEAVKTGHREFARLAVSSSRRDGVTPCGMCRQTLAEFCDDGLVVLCDEGEGEEPTEYTLGELLPNTITQETLE, from the coding sequence GTGACCGAAGCAACGGAACGCGATCTCATCGACGCCGCGCGAGACGTCCAGTCGGCCGCCCACGTCCCCTACTCCGAGTACGCGGTCGGAGCCGCCCTCGAGACCGCCGACGGCGAGGTCTTCGTCGGCTGCAACCTCGAGAACGCGAACTTCAGCAACAGCCTCCACGCCGAGGAGGTCGCGATCGCCGAGGCGGTCAAGACCGGCCACCGCGAGTTCGCCAGGCTCGCGGTCAGCTCGAGCCGCCGCGACGGCGTCACCCCCTGTGGAATGTGCCGCCAGACGCTCGCCGAGTTCTGCGACGACGGCCTGGTCGTACTCTGCGACGAGGGCGAGGGCGAGGAGCCGACGGAGTACACGCTCGGGGAACTCCTGCCGAACACGATCACCCAGGAGACGCTCGAGTGA
- a CDS encoding DUF488 domain-containing protein has protein sequence MARGTLADTYVAAIQHDLADLPADATRIGVVRQPTSWFHAAVDENRPDLGPPADLLDSLRDIEEDMKMRGLCEEGAHNAAWDQVGFDEAYRDHLETDDDARAALAELEDRLASGESLVLVCFENTEKKRCHRTILRDELEESVS, from the coding sequence ATGGCACGGGGAACGCTCGCGGACACCTACGTCGCCGCGATCCAGCACGACCTGGCCGACCTGCCGGCGGACGCGACGCGGATCGGCGTCGTCCGGCAGCCGACGTCGTGGTTCCACGCGGCTGTCGACGAGAACCGCCCCGACCTCGGCCCGCCCGCCGACCTGCTCGACTCGCTGCGCGATATCGAGGAGGACATGAAGATGCGGGGTCTGTGCGAGGAGGGCGCCCACAACGCCGCCTGGGACCAGGTCGGATTCGACGAGGCCTATCGGGACCACCTCGAAACCGACGACGACGCGCGGGCCGCGCTCGCCGAACTCGAAGATCGCCTGGCTTCGGGAGAGTCGCTGGTCTTAGTCTGTTTCGAGAACACCGAAAAGAAGCGGTGCCACCGGACGATCCTCCGCGACGAACTCGAGGAATCGGTGTCGTAG